Below is a window of Chloroflexota bacterium DNA.
TAGCATCTCTCATCTTATAAAGTATTTCAGAATTCCTATTCATGAAATCATCAACGCATTTTCCCGCTTTCGGATCTTTGTCTACAAGGTTGGAAAGCATATCTATAAATTCTGTAAAGCCATCTTTACCCGAAGAAATAGAACCGGGTTCCAGTCGTTGGAACGCATAATCACGATCTGCTGGATGCAAGTGGTATCGTCCGTTATCTTTATAAGCAAATCGCATATTCACCAAACGATTCAGCACTGGCGCGCTGTCCACGCTCGGCAGGAATGGTTGCAGGAGGTAATCCAGCGCGGCAGGCGGCACGGGACGATTGAACGCGGCGAGCGCAATCATCACGCGCTCGGCGGTCGGGTCCAAACGATTGAACGCCTCGCCCACGAGCGCTTGAACCACATTGTCCGGTAGAGACGTTGCATGCAACGTCTCTACCAGCGTCGTGTACCGGTCGGCGGAGAGAATCGCGTACAGCGCTTCGAGCGCGCGCGGAAAACCGCGCGTGTACTCGCGCGCGCGATCCAGTAAATCGGCGGGCGCGTTTTTCAACCCGAGCTTGCCATCCACGTCCATCTCGCGCAAGATATTTTCCGCGAACGGCGATTCCAACCCTTCGTCGAGATTTAAACGCGCGTGCCGCGCCGGTTGAAACAGCAACAGGTCGTGCGGCGCAACGCGCGTCGTCGCGATGACCTTGACCGTGTGGTGCGGCGCGTTCAACAGCGCGCGCAGTGCCTCGTCCAATTCCGCGTCGCGCACCTTCGTCGTCGCCACATCGAGCGCGGTTTCAAAATTGTCGAGCAGGACGAGGACGCGCCCGGTCGGAAACGCGGACAGGAGCGCGTGCATTTTTGCTTCGGTGCTTGCCTGCGGGTTTTTGTACAGCGCGTCGAGTTCGCGCGTTGTTTCAGTGGGCAGGAGCTGGCACAAATCGGCAAAGAGGTTGGGCACGTTGACGACGCGTGTGCCGACCGCGCTCAGGTAAACGATGCCGCTGATTTCGATTTCGCCCAGGTCGTCGGGTAAGGGCGCACGGCTATGCGCCCCCACATTTTCGAGCGATTTGAGCAAACGGCACGCCATCGCGGTCTTGCCAATGCCCGCGCGCCCAACGATGGTGAGCATACGTTGCGCGTCGTTCTCTAAAAATTTTTTGACGAGTTTATTTTCTTCGTAGCGGTCTTGAAAATAACTTGGCGCGGTCGTCGGCGGCGCGTTGATGAACTTGGTGCGCGCGGTTCCGCTGACCGGTTTTGCCGGTGCGCGTTCGCGTTCCAACCCAGCGGCGATGCTTGCCTCGGTGCGTGCGGCGGCGGCTTGAGGATTGGCGATGTCGTGCTTTTGCTTTTCAATGTCCTGTTTCAACTGCGCGATGTCCGCTTTGATGCGCGCGCGGTCGGTTGATTCAGTTTTGCGGTCGAGGTCACGTTCGGCATCTTGCAAGCGGTCGCGTAAATCTTGCAATGTTGCTTCGAGGGTTTCACGCCAGCGCAAATGCTCACGCAGTTTTGCCATCCCAATTCCAAAGTCGCCGGTAAAATCAATCCATTGGCGTGTGTTGATGAGGAAGGGCAGACCGACGGGGTGCAAGCGCAGAGGCACGATGGGCTTTTTGTACTTGAGCGCGGTGAGCAATTCTTGCTGGCACGTGTTGTTGTCGCGGATGCTATCGCGCGTCATCACGAACAACACGAGTTGGCTATCGCCGATGGCATTGGACAAATCGCCGAACCATTTGCCACCGCCGGGCAAATCCAGTTTGTCGAGCCAGCATTTGCAGTTGGTCGTGCTTTCAAGTGCGTCGTGCAAACGCAGAGCAAAATCGCGACCATCGGCGTCCGAGTACGAAATGAAATAATGACCGGGCATCACTGCCTCCGCAACAACGAGCCAATTTTCCAATTAACGAATGCGCCAAATCTTGGTGTGATTGTCTACGATTTTGGCGGATTGGCAAATTGGTTCATTGGCTCATTTTCTTTCCCCACCACCAGCCCATCGCGCCAATCACCACCGCTTCCACGACGGTTACGCCAACCAGCGTCATCGTCGTCGCGATCCAAAACGGGAGCGGATAAAACTGGATGAGCGAGTCGGTCACGTTGAACAACCAGGTGTCGCCCTCGAAGAAAACTTTGTGAAAGAGGATAAAGAATTGGTTAAAGCCGACTGCGGCGAACGCGCCTAGCCCGATGAACAACGCGATGGTGAGAATCGCGCCATCCCGCAAGCCGCTCGCCGCGAGCGCGCGGGTCGCCTTGGCGCGACCCAGGATGACGAGCGCGGCGACGAGCAAGAGCAAATCTGCAACCCAGAACACACGCACGTTCGCGATGACGACGCGCACGTCCACCATGTGTTTGATCTCGCGCTCGTCGTACACGCCGAGCGCCTTGAACTGTTCGTGTGTGCGATTGCCCGCGACGTATTCGAGCGATTCGCTCGCGTTGAACAGCCGCGATTTCGCGTCGAACGTGAACGCGGGCGGAAAGTCCGGTCGGCTGTACTGGAACGCGATCCAATTCGGCGTCAAGATGCCGAACACGTTCATCAAGATGAGGAACGGCGGAATGCCGATGACGAGAATCAATCCGAGTAAATTGGGTAGCCAGCGAGGCATGTCTTCTCCATTTTTGATTTTCGATTGCCGATTTTGGACTTGCGATTTCTTTTAATCGAAAATCGCAAATCCAAAATCGAAAAATTCATTCTCCCAAAGCGTATCGCAAAATAATATCGTTGATCAGGTTTTCGACCGGCGCGTGATCGTCGGTGAATACTGGATCGGTTTGCGTCGCGACGCGGACACGCGACAGTGCGAGCGCGGCGACGGTTTGCAGATTCGGATCGCGCAGGCGCGCGGCGTTCGCGCGGAAATCGTCGAGGCGCGTCGGTTGATTCGTCGCGACGATGAGCGTGTTCGAGTCGTTTGGGTGGTCAATTTGGTACACGGTCGGAAACACCTGGCGCATCGTCGCGGCGAGCGCGTCCACGAGCCGAAAATCGGTGCGCGTCCGCGCGGCATTCACCGCAACGACGCCGCGCGGCGAGAGGTGCGCGCGCGTCTCGCGGAAAAACTCGACGGTCGTGAGATGAAACGGAATGTACGGTTGGCGATACGCGTCAATCGCGATGACATCGTACTCGCCAGCGCGGCGCAAATAGTTGCGCCCATCGTCCGCAATCGCGTTCAAGTTCGGTTCGTTCATCGCGAAATACTTTTGCCCGACCGCGATGATCGCGGGATCGAGTTCAACGCCGTCAATCGGAATCGCGCCACCGAAGGTCGCGGTGTATTGCCGCGCAACCGTGCCCGCGGCAAGTCCGATCATCAACACGTTGCGCGGCGCATCGGGCGACGAAAAGTACGGCGCGGCAAGGAACAAATCCCAAATTCCTTGCGTCAATATAGTATCAGGACGATACGCGGACTGGTACGCCTGTCCTTCGTTCACGGTCAGCAAGCGCCAGCCGTTTGGATCGTCCACGACTTGGATAAAATTGAAGAACGATTCGGTTTCGTAGATCACGTTCGCGCTCGCTTTGATGACGCCGCTCGAACCGAACAGCGCGAGCGCGATGACGAGCGTGGGGAACGCCAGGTACTTTACCGCGCGTCGCGCGCCAAACTCGCGCGCGATGCCGATGATCGCGACGGCGAGCAACGCGAGCGAGAACGCGACGAACGTGCCGCGCGTGCCGAGTGCGCCGAACAATACGAACACGGTGCCGAACACACCCAAGATGCTTCCGAATGTCGAGAGCGCGTACAATTGTCCGGCGGTCGAACCGGACGACGACACCTCGCGCGTGCTCAGACGAATCGCGAACGGCGATACGCAACCGAGCATGGTAATCGGCACGATAAAGAGTGCGAGCGTACCGACGAACGAGACGAATCCCAGCCCCGCGTCGAATGTTTCGAGCGCGGGAATCGCGAGTTGCAAAAACGGTCGCGCGATGAATGGCAGAACGCCGGTCGCCAAACCCGCCCACGCGATAATGCGATAGAGCGTCGCCGCGCGCGGATCGCGGTCCGCCCACTTGCCGCCCAAGTAATAACCGAGCGTGAGATAGATCAAAATCAAGCCGATGACGTTCGCCCACATCAACATCGAATCGCCAAAGAACGGACGCAGCAGACGCGACGCCGCCATCTCGATGCCCATCGTCGCGATGCCACCGAGAAACACGGTCAATAACAAAAACCAGTTTTTCATTTGCCCTCGAAAAAGTAGGACAAGTTTCAAACTTGTCCAGCGGCGTGATTATAATCTCATCCTGGCTTTCCCGCAATCCCTTGACACTTGGTTTGAATGATGCTACACTTTTTTCAGGTTGAATTCGTGTAAAGAGGTGGCTATGACCCGCACAATTTTGCTGATGCTTGTCATGTTGACGATGTTGACCGCGTGTGATGCGTTGCCGTTCGGCGGCAACGCGGCGACGCCACCGCCAAACACACTGATCTACGAAGCGCCGGTTTCATTGACCGTCAAAAAAGATTCGCCGTTGAGCGGGACGGCGATCGGATATCAGGGCAAGAGCGATACCGGCGCGGCGCGCGTGACGATTGCCGGACAAAGCGCGCCGAAGCAGGTTGGCGATTCGGTGGACTGGCAAGGCACACCGGTGCCCAATGTGGATTTGAAATTGGCGCTACGCGTGTTGACCTTTGACGATCAATCCGTTACCTTCGCGGGTACCGCGCGCATCGAAATCAGAAATATCGCGATTCAGCCCGGCGGCTCGCCGGGCAAGGCAATGCTCGAGTTCAACGCGCCGGTCACGTTCAACCTGTCGAAAGGCGAAACGGTGCTCGGCTCGAACGTGTCATACGTCGGCGCGACGCCGAACGGCGCGCAGTTCGCCGGCGTCGAGGGTTTTCCATACCGCAAAACGCTCGACTCGATTCAGTACAACGGGCGCATCAGTCCCAAGGTGTACCTGCGCCACGATTTGCGTCTCATTCGTTTCACCGACACGGACGCGGTCGTCGGCGGCACCGCGAAAATTATTATCGAACAGTGAGGTGTCCGATGGTTGTGGCTAGCGCAACTCCGCCGCGCGTCAAGACGCGCATCACGTACGAAGAATATCGCGCGTTACCGGAAAATGGCAATCGCTTGCAAGTCGTCAACGGAGAATTGATTATGACTGCCGCGCCGTTCATTGGACATCAACGCGTATCAGGTAACCTGCAGTTTATTTTAGAATCGCATGTTCGCGCGAACAAATGGGGACGCGTGCTTGCCGCGCCGGTTGAGGTTTATCTCAGCGAGGATAATTTCCTGCAACCGGATTTGGTATGCGTGTCGCACGCGCGGCACGAGATCATTACCGAGAAAAATATAGTCGGCGCGCCGGACTTGATCGTCGAGATTCTTTCGCCAAGCACGGCGCGCACCGATCGGGTGACGAAGGCAAAAATCTACGCGCGTTACCGTGTGTTGCACTATTGGATCGTAGACCCGGTCGCGTTGACGCTCGAAGCGTTCGAGTGGGCGGATGGCGCGTATCGTCTCGTCGCCGCGGTGGCGGAAGACGAGACGTTTCAGCCCGCGCTGTTTCCCGGTCTCACGATTGCGTTGACCGAAGTTTGGCAGTAACCAAGTCCTATTGCCACACGCTTTGGCTAGACGTATAATCGGCACAAGGATTTTGAGTGCAACCCCTCATTGAAACGACGAACCTCACCAAACAGTTTGAAACTCTCACGGCGGTAGACGGCGTCACGTTGTCCGTTGCAGAAGGACAAGTGCTGGCATTGCTCGGACCGAACGGCGCGGGCAAAACCACCACCGTCCGAATGCTCTCCTCGATCATCAAACCGACTGCCGGTTTCGCGCGCATCGCGGGGTACGATGTGGTGCAGGACGCGATCCAGGTGCGTCATCTCGTCGGACATCTCACCGAATTTCCCGGTTTGTACTTGCGAATGCGCGCGCTCGATTATCTCGATTTCTTTGGCGAACTTCAAGGCATGCCGCGCGCGGCGCGCCGCGAACGCGCGGAAGAATTGTTGCAACGCTTTGGCTTGTGGGATGCACGCGAACGCCGTTTGGGAAATTACTCGAAAGGGATGCGGCAAAAGGTCGCGTTGATTCGCGCGATGTTACACCAGCCGCGCGTCTTGTTTCTCGACGAGCCAACCTCGGCGATGGACCCGCAGAGCGCCAAGCAGGTGCGCGACGCGATTGCGGACGTGCGTCGCGATGGACACACAGTCATTTTGTGCACGCACAATTTGCACGAAGCGGAATCGCTCGCCGATTACATCGCGGTAATTCGACGCGGCAAGTTGATCGCGTTTGGTTCGCCGGAACAACTCAAGCTCGATTTGCTCGGCGCGCCAGTGTGGCAGGTGCGGCTCGCGCAACCGATCGCGCAATGGCCCTCGCTCAACAGTGTGTTGCACGTCGAAGAATCGGACGCGGTGATGTTGCGTTATCGCACGACCCAGCCCGACATTGCGAACCCACTGGTGTTGAGCCAACTGCACGCGCTTGGCGCAAGCGTGATGATGCTCAGTGAAGAGCCGCGTAGTCTGGAAGAAGTGTATCTCAAGTTAGTTCAATAGTGCGCTAGTTTGTTAGTTGGGTAGTTGGTTCGTAGGCGAACGTACGAACCATCCAACTAACGAACTACCCACCAACCCAACTATGAATGACGCATTAATTATCGCTCGCCGCGAAATTCGCGATTCACTGCGCGATTGGCGGATCGTGTTTCCCATCGTGATTCTCACGTTGATCTTTCCGTGGATCATGAACGCGTCGACGCGCCTTGCGATCAATTTCGTCGAGGAATACAGCGCGACGATCATTCCGATGCGCTTGATTCCGTTCGCGGTGATGATCGTCGGTTTCTTTCCGATTTCGTTTTCGCTCATCATCGCGCTCGAATCCTTCGTCGGCGAAAAAGAGCGCAACAGTCTGGAACCGCTGCTCGGCACGCCGGTCACGGACACCGCGTTGTATCTCGGCAAACTGATTTCGTCCACCGTTCTCCCGGTCGCGGCGAGTTGTCTGGGGATGGGCGTCTATCTCGTCGGCTTGTATTCTTCGATGCAGTACGTGCCCGAGTGGGTCGTACTGATTCAGATCGTGCTGATGACGACGATGGAGGCGCTCGTGATGGTCGCCGGCGCGGTCGTCGTCTCGTCCCACACGACGAGCGTGCGCGCGGCGAATTTGCTCGCGTCGTTCATCATCATCCCGATGGCGTTTCTCCTGCAAGGCGAAACCGCGTTCTTGTTCTGGGGGCAGTACGACGTATTGTGGTTCATCATTCTCGCGCTCGCCGTCGCGTTGTTGTTGTTGATTCGCACGGGCACGCGTACGTTCAATCGCGAGGAAATTCTCGCGCGCGAGATTGACGAATTGAACCTGGGCGCGGCATGGCGCATGTTCGTCCGGTTTTTTGTCGGCGAGAAATTCTCACTCGCGTGCGTGTATCGCGACGATGTGCCGCGCTTGTTGCGCGCGAACACGCTGCCGATTGTGATGACGACGCTCGTGATTCTGGGTGGCATGGCGGGCGGGTGGTGGTTCTCGTCGCAATATCCGTTGCCATCGTCATGGGCAAAGGAACTCAAGATTGACTCTGCCACTTTTCAGACGCAGTTGAATTCGCCGGGAGTCAGTTTTTTGCCGCACATTGATACGCTGAGTATTTTCTTCAACAACGTGCGCGCGCTCGGTGTGGCGGCGTTCCTCGCGTTGTTTTCGTTCGGCACGCTCGCGCTGATTCTGTTGTTGATTCCGATGGGCATCATTGGATTTTTCGCGGCGCAAGCGTCGGCGTTGGGCACGGACCCGCTGACATTTCTCGTCGCCTTCATCCTGCCGCACGGCATCATCGAGTTGCCCACCGCGATCATCGCGACGGCGTTCGCGTTGCGGCTCGGCGCGTCCATCATCGCACCGCCGCCGGGTGTGTCGGTTGGCGAGAATGTGATTCACGCGCTCGCCGATCTCGTCAAAATGTTCTTGTTCGTGATTGTGCCCTTGCTCTTGATCGCGGCGTGGGTTGAGGCGACGATCACGCCGCAGGTCGTACTTTGGTTTTACGGGAGATAACGTGGCTCAATTGGTTTTGTTAGGTACGGGCGCCGCGCTGAGCGATCAAACGCGCGAGCATACCTACTTGGTGGTGCAGGGCGAACGCGAAGCGATTCTGGTGGATTGCGGCGGCAGTCCAGTGCAACGGCTCGGCAAAGCCGGCGTGCCGCTCGACCGGATTGATCACGTCGTTTTGACGCATCATCACCCGGATCATTTGTACGGCTTGCCGGTGTTCTTGCTCGACTTGTGGTTGGCGGGTCGCAAGAAGACGTTGCATCTTCACGGCTTGCCTGAAACGATTCGCGCGACGATGGCGATGATGCACGCGTTCGAGTGGGAACGGTGGCGCGAGCATGGCTTTTTCCCGGTCGAGTTTCATCGCGTGCCCAAACGCGGAATTAGTTTGTTGATTGTCACGCCGGAATTTTCCGTCTCGACGACGCCGACCAAGCATTTGTTGCCGACGCTCGCGACGCGTTTTACGTCGCGCGCGTCCGGCAAAACGGTTGTCTACACGAGCGACACCGAAGTGTGCGAGTCGGTCATCGAGATCGCGCGCGATGCGACGATGCTGTTTCACGAGGCGACGACGGTGGACGTGCCGACGCTCGGTCATTCGAGCGCGCGCCAAGCCGGCGAGCAGGCGCAACGCGCGGGTGTGAACAAGTTGGTGCTCGTCCATCTCCCGCCGAATGGGGATGTGGATAAGTTACACAAGACAGCAAAATCCGGTTTTGACGGCACGGTCATCGTGAGCAAGGATTTTGCGCGGTTCAAGTTCTAGGTTGCAGAGAATGATGTTCCGCCCAGTTGCTTACTCGCAACTGGGCGGTAATTTTGTTTGCCGGGTAATTTTTGAGTTAGCGATGTTGTTTTCGAAACCAATCTTGCGGGTTGCCAGTTTTGTCATTTTGCTTGCACTCGTGGGGTGCCAAATCAATCTTGGCGCGCCGGATGTTTTATCTCCAGCCGCGCCACCTTCCACTTTGGTTTCGGCTGAAGTGAGCGCCTACGGTGAGAGTGTACGTTTTGAGCGGTTGACGGTCGAAGATGGTTTATCGCATGCGACAGTCCTGGCAGTATTGCAAGATCGCGATGGTCTGATCTGGTTCGGCACGCAAGATGGCTTGAACAGTTACGACGGTTATCGCGTGACCGAGTATCGGCATGACGACCGGGCGACCGGCTCGCTTAGCAATAACAATATCTTCAGTTTGTATGAAACGCGCGACGGCACGTTATGGATTGGCACGGACCCAGGTGGGTTGAATCAGTTCGACAAGACGACTGGCAAGTTTATTGCCTATCGCAACGATCCGCAAGACCCAACCTCACTTAGCAACGACGGTGTTTGGTCGCTGTATGAAGATCATAATGGCGTCCTCTGGGCAGGCACGCGTAGCGGGTTGAACCGCTTGGATCGCGCCACCGGCAAATTCAAGGTCTATTTGCCGGACGCCAAAAATCCACGCGCCTTGAGTAATGGCTTGGTCTATCGAATTTATCAAGACAGGTCGCAGACATTGTGGATTGGCACGCGCGACGGGCTAAATCGGTACGAACCAGCCACCGACGATTTCACCGTTTACAAAAATGATTCGGCGAATCCAACGAGCTTGCGCGACAATCGCGTGTGGGCGTTGTTGGAAGATCGCGATGGGAGTTTTTGGATCGGGACACGCGGTGGTGGCTTGAACTTGTTTGATCGCGCAACCGGGCGATTTACTGCGTACCTGAATGATCCGAACAACCCACATAGTCTCAGTGACAATAACGTTTGGAACATCTACGAAGATCGGCAAGGCAATTTTTGGATTGCAACTGAGCGCGGCGGATTGAATCGTTTTGACCGGCGCACCGGTGAGTTTATCGCGTATCGGCACGACCCGAACGATCCTTTTAGTGTGAGTCACAATGATGTTTATGGTCTGTTTGAAGATCGGTCGGGGGTATTGTGGATTACGAGTCGGCGCGGAGGGGTCAACAAACTCTACCCCAGTTTGCAACGTTTCAAGTTGTATCAGCACGTTCCGGAAAATAAGGCAACGCTGAATTCGAATAATGTAGGCGCCATCTGGGTAGATTCGCAGGAGATCGTTTGGGTGGGTACAGCGGGCGGCGGACTGAATCGTCTTGATCGCGCCAAGAACCAGGTCAAGTTCTATTTGAGCGATCCAACGAAGCCAAACAGTTTGTCGAGCAATGAAATCTATACCATTTATCAAGATGGGAGCGGCATTTTATGGATTGGAACCCAGGGCGGCGGCTTGAGCCGGTTTGATGCGTTGACCGAGACCTTTACTAACTTCAAGACCGACGCGAAAAACCCCAGATCAATTGGGAGCAATTTTATTACGGCGATTGCGCCATCGAACCAGGGTAAATTGTGGTTAGGCACGCTTGGTTTTGGTTTGGACGAATTCGATCCCACGACCGGCGAAACAATTCATTACAAAAATGATCCCAAAGACGCGAACAGTTTGAGCGAAGATACAATCTATGCGCTATCCCGTGATCCGTCAGGGAA
It encodes the following:
- a CDS encoding TIR domain-containing protein; this translates as MPGHYFISYSDADGRDFALRLHDALESTTNCKCWLDKLDLPGGGKWFGDLSNAIGDSQLVLFVMTRDSIRDNNTCQQELLTALKYKKPIVPLRLHPVGLPFLINTRQWIDFTGDFGIGMAKLREHLRWRETLEATLQDLRDRLQDAERDLDRKTESTDRARIKADIAQLKQDIEKQKHDIANPQAAAARTEASIAAGLERERAPAKPVSGTARTKFINAPPTTAPSYFQDRYEENKLVKKFLENDAQRMLTIVGRAGIGKTAMACRLLKSLENVGAHSRAPLPDDLGEIEISGIVYLSAVGTRVVNVPNLFADLCQLLPTETTRELDALYKNPQASTEAKMHALLSAFPTGRVLVLLDNFETALDVATTKVRDAELDEALRALLNAPHHTVKVIATTRVAPHDLLLFQPARHARLNLDEGLESPFAENILREMDVDGKLGLKNAPADLLDRAREYTRGFPRALEALYAILSADRYTTLVETLHATSLPDNVVQALVGEAFNRLDPTAERVMIALAAFNRPVPPAALDYLLQPFLPSVDSAPVLNRLVNMRFAYKDNGRYHLHPADRDYAFQRLEPGSISSGKDGFTEFIDMLSNLVDKDPKAGKCVDDFMNRNSEILYKMRDANPQDMQHIAKQHLDFAKNMVLFPFKNPRLIKIIFQASISFFLKSKGKQSNAGQWIQFALLRRSADYFEKLQRPVKTWKSLDDLAPQITEFDLRCSAQDYNAAADIFVKICPSLDIWGRYRTIVELYEKIRLIPKLLATN
- a CDS encoding TIGR01906 family membrane protein, which produces MPRWLPNLLGLILVIGIPPFLILMNVFGILTPNWIAFQYSRPDFPPAFTFDAKSRLFNASESLEYVAGNRTHEQFKALGVYDEREIKHMVDVRVVIANVRVFWVADLLLLVAALVILGRAKATRALAASGLRDGAILTIALFIGLGAFAAVGFNQFFILFHKVFFEGDTWLFNVTDSLIQFYPLPFWIATTMTLVGVTVVEAVVIGAMGWWWGKKMSQ
- a CDS encoding fused MFS/spermidine synthase encodes the protein MKNWFLLLTVFLGGIATMGIEMAASRLLRPFFGDSMLMWANVIGLILIYLTLGYYLGGKWADRDPRAATLYRIIAWAGLATGVLPFIARPFLQLAIPALETFDAGLGFVSFVGTLALFIVPITMLGCVSPFAIRLSTREVSSSGSTAGQLYALSTFGSILGVFGTVFVLFGALGTRGTFVAFSLALLAVAIIGIAREFGARRAVKYLAFPTLVIALALFGSSGVIKASANVIYETESFFNFIQVVDDPNGWRLLTVNEGQAYQSAYRPDTILTQGIWDLFLAAPYFSSPDAPRNVLMIGLAAGTVARQYTATFGGAIPIDGVELDPAIIAVGQKYFAMNEPNLNAIADDGRNYLRRAGEYDVIAIDAYRQPYIPFHLTTVEFFRETRAHLSPRGVVAVNAARTRTDFRLVDALAATMRQVFPTVYQIDHPNDSNTLIVATNQPTRLDDFRANAARLRDPNLQTVAALALSRVRVATQTDPVFTDDHAPVENLINDIILRYALGE
- a CDS encoding Uma2 family endonuclease; the protein is MASATPPRVKTRITYEEYRALPENGNRLQVVNGELIMTAAPFIGHQRVSGNLQFILESHVRANKWGRVLAAPVEVYLSEDNFLQPDLVCVSHARHEIITEKNIVGAPDLIVEILSPSTARTDRVTKAKIYARYRVLHYWIVDPVALTLEAFEWADGAYRLVAAVAEDETFQPALFPGLTIALTEVWQ
- a CDS encoding ABC transporter ATP-binding protein: MQPLIETTNLTKQFETLTAVDGVTLSVAEGQVLALLGPNGAGKTTTVRMLSSIIKPTAGFARIAGYDVVQDAIQVRHLVGHLTEFPGLYLRMRALDYLDFFGELQGMPRAARRERAEELLQRFGLWDARERRLGNYSKGMRQKVALIRAMLHQPRVLFLDEPTSAMDPQSAKQVRDAIADVRRDGHTVILCTHNLHEAESLADYIAVIRRGKLIAFGSPEQLKLDLLGAPVWQVRLAQPIAQWPSLNSVLHVEESDAVMLRYRTTQPDIANPLVLSQLHALGASVMMLSEEPRSLEEVYLKLVQ
- a CDS encoding stage II sporulation protein M; the encoded protein is MNDALIIARREIRDSLRDWRIVFPIVILTLIFPWIMNASTRLAINFVEEYSATIIPMRLIPFAVMIVGFFPISFSLIIALESFVGEKERNSLEPLLGTPVTDTALYLGKLISSTVLPVAASCLGMGVYLVGLYSSMQYVPEWVVLIQIVLMTTMEALVMVAGAVVVSSHTTSVRAANLLASFIIIPMAFLLQGETAFLFWGQYDVLWFIILALAVALLLLIRTGTRTFNREEILAREIDELNLGAAWRMFVRFFVGEKFSLACVYRDDVPRLLRANTLPIVMTTLVILGGMAGGWWFSSQYPLPSSWAKELKIDSATFQTQLNSPGVSFLPHIDTLSIFFNNVRALGVAAFLALFSFGTLALILLLIPMGIIGFFAAQASALGTDPLTFLVAFILPHGIIELPTAIIATAFALRLGASIIAPPPGVSVGENVIHALADLVKMFLFVIVPLLLIAAWVEATITPQVVLWFYGR
- a CDS encoding MBL fold metallo-hydrolase, coding for MAQLVLLGTGAALSDQTREHTYLVVQGEREAILVDCGGSPVQRLGKAGVPLDRIDHVVLTHHHPDHLYGLPVFLLDLWLAGRKKTLHLHGLPETIRATMAMMHAFEWERWREHGFFPVEFHRVPKRGISLLIVTPEFSVSTTPTKHLLPTLATRFTSRASGKTVVYTSDTEVCESVIEIARDATMLFHEATTVDVPTLGHSSARQAGEQAQRAGVNKLVLVHLPPNGDVDKLHKTAKSGFDGTVIVSKDFARFKF
- a CDS encoding diguanylate cyclase — its product is MLFSKPILRVASFVILLALVGCQINLGAPDVLSPAAPPSTLVSAEVSAYGESVRFERLTVEDGLSHATVLAVLQDRDGLIWFGTQDGLNSYDGYRVTEYRHDDRATGSLSNNNIFSLYETRDGTLWIGTDPGGLNQFDKTTGKFIAYRNDPQDPTSLSNDGVWSLYEDHNGVLWAGTRSGLNRLDRATGKFKVYLPDAKNPRALSNGLVYRIYQDRSQTLWIGTRDGLNRYEPATDDFTVYKNDSANPTSLRDNRVWALLEDRDGSFWIGTRGGGLNLFDRATGRFTAYLNDPNNPHSLSDNNVWNIYEDRQGNFWIATERGGLNRFDRRTGEFIAYRHDPNDPFSVSHNDVYGLFEDRSGVLWITSRRGGVNKLYPSLQRFKLYQHVPENKATLNSNNVGAIWVDSQEIVWVGTAGGGLNRLDRAKNQVKFYLSDPTKPNSLSSNEIYTIYQDGSGILWIGTQGGGLSRFDALTETFTNFKTDAKNPRSIGSNFITAIAPSNQGKLWLGTLGFGLDEFDPTTGETIHYKNDPKDANSLSEDTIYALSRDPSGKLWIGTGRGGADLFDPETRRFTHFKYDSQNPSGLVNNTVQAIHVDANGKVWFGTAGGLSHCDPATLKCKSYTTRDGMLNETVYGILPDRAGNLWLSTGKGLTRLDPRTNLFRNYDTGDGLQSNQFNLFSYHPSPRGELFFGGPNGLNAFFPEQISDNLAIPPIVLTDFQIFNQSVSVGSPNLPRALNASTEVILDYDQSVFSFEFAALNYQVSRKNLYQYKMEGFDKDWSPPSRNRVATYTNLDPGNYTFLIKASNSDGVWRDSPRVIRVTILPPWWQTTWFRIFAVVGLIALITGTVQWRVRTIQARNRELAERVQLRTVELSAANERLKSQETELRQLNTQLQTQLNEISQLRDDLREQAIRDALTNLYNRRYLDETLERELARAQRESYPVGVLMMDLDEMKQINDRYGHKAGDVVLKALGDLFRAHTRKGDIACRLGGDEFVVILPQMQLDAVRRRAEMLRQLIQEMQIEYAGTRLSSTTSIGVAVYPLHGTRAETILVCADVALYRAKQSARNCVVVYSDSTNPGGTD